A window of Primulina huaijiensis isolate GDHJ02 chromosome 9, ASM1229523v2, whole genome shotgun sequence contains these coding sequences:
- the LOC140985234 gene encoding uncharacterized GPI-anchored protein At4g28100 codes for MVVILVLIVALQFQFHGSLAGLLTEPAQPLKPGDYNTVPAFPVQTDIKTCRLDLSAELFGGVSAACGRNLDRSRCCPVLAAWLFAAHARSALQVSETTPPASSDLPMMPDDSQKCVNSLQSSLQGRNIYLPQPNASCDAVLCFCGIRLHQITSLSCPAAFNISGNYRNATPTAAVMNLEHRCKNSSYSGCTNCLGALQKLKGNGRNGTTEGDDRTSKMLSRDCQLMGLTWLLARNKTAYIPTVSAVLRAIMYSAHPPSHQSTCSPDQENMPLAVDSLQLEKYDSSSYRTGLCIPLITVLPLIILLA; via the exons ATGGTGGTGATTCTGGTCCTTATCGTCGCATTACAGTTCCAATTTCATGGGTCCCTCGCGGGTTTGCTCACTGAACCGGCGCAACCGCTGAAACCGGGAGATTACAACACCGTTCCCGCTTTTCCGGTCCAGACGGACATCAAAACCTGCAGGCTGGACTTGTCGGCGGAGCTGTTCGGCGGCGTGAGCGCGGCCTGCGGCCGCAACCTCGACCGCAGCCGGTGCTGCCCTGTTCTGGCCGCCTGGCTCTTCGCGGCTCACGCGAGGTCGGCTCTGCAGGTGTCGGAGACGACTCCGCCGGCCAGCTCCGACTTGCCGATGATGCCTGACGACTCGCAGAAGTGCGTGAACTCGCTGCAGAGCTCGCTGCAGGGCCGTAACATTTACTTGCCGCAACCGAACGCGTCTTGCGACGCCGTTCTGTGCTTCTGCGGCATACGGCTGCACCAGATTACTTCCCTCAGCTGCCCCGCGGCGTTTAACATCTCCGGAAACTACAGAAACGCCACCCCCACCGCTGCTGTTATGAACTTGGAGCACAGATGCAAGAATTCTTCATACTCAGGATGTACAAACTGCCTTGGTGCTCTGCAAAAG CTGAAGGGCAATGGCAGAAACGGTACAACGGAAGGGGACGACCGGACGAGCAAAATGCTCAGCAGGGACTGTCAGCTGATGGGGCTGACGTGGCTCCTGGCCCGCAACAAGACCGCGTACATACCCACTGTCTCCGCTGTATTGCGTGCCATCATGTACAGTGCGCACCCCCCCTCCCACCAGTCCACCTGCTCCCCTGACCAGGAGAACATGCCCCTCGCCGTCGATTCTCTGCAGTTGGAGAAATACGATTCGTCCAGTTACAGGACTGGTCTGTGTATTCCGTTGATTACAGTTTTGCCCCTAATCATTCTTTTGGCGTAG